Part of the Paenibacillus kyungheensis genome, AAAAAATTTCGATTTGTTTTCTACTGTTCATGGAGCAATCGACAAGCGGATCAGCAATAAACAATTGCGTGATATGCTGTCCTACTTCATCAAATACGTAGGTTCTTCGCCTTACGACGCACCGGCTGTTTTGAATATGATGATTTACATGCAACATGATCAGGGATTATGGTATGTACCCGGTGGATTGAATAAACTGGCAAACGGTTTGGTAAAGCTGGCTGAAGAAGTGGGAGTTCATTTCCATCTCGGGACACCCATCGTCAAGCTCGAAAAAAACAACAAAGAAATCACAGGAGCTTTTTTGGAAGACGGAACAAAGCTGACTGCGGATTATTACGTTTCCAATATGGAGGTCATCCCGGTTTACGAACGGTTGCTAGACGAAGACAAACGCTTTGTAGGCAAATTAAAGAAAAAATTCGAACCGGCCAGTTCTGGTCTTGTTTTGCATTTAGGCGTGAAAAAAAGCTACCCTCAGCTTCGCCATCATAATTTCTTTTTCGCGGAAAATATGAAGCAGCAAATGCAATCCATTTTCCATGAACATACCCTGCCGGAGGATCCGGTTATTTATTTGGTTAATGTTAATAAAACCGATCCATCGCAGGCTCCTGAAGGACATGAAAATATCAAAGTATTGCCCCACATTCCTTACATACGGGATCAGAAACCATTCACTCAGCAGGACTATGAGCAATTTGCCGAGCGAGTTCTCATCAAATTGGAAAAAATGGGCTTACACGATCTGCGAGCCAACATCGTGACCAGAGATATGTGGACACCAGAAGATATCAGAAAGACGTATGGCTCTGACCGCGGTGCTATTTACGGAACGGTATCCAATCGTAAAAAAAATAAAGGATTCAAGCATGCCAAACAAAGCGAACGCTATAACAATCTCTATTTTGTAGGCGGAACGGTAAACCCGGGCGGCGGAATGCCGATGGTTACGTTAAGCGGCCAGCTGGTCAGCAAAAAAATTGTGCAGAGGGATGTTTCACATGCCGGACAATGAGAATCATTTTCTGAAGACCTTGCCTGAAAAGCAGCGTGAAGATTTACTGCGCCAAGGCAGCCCTTCAAATGAGATGCGTAAAAAACAGCTTTTAAAGCTGAAAAATATTCTTGTGGAACGCGAAAAAGAATTAACGGATGCACTTTATTCCGATTTGGGTAAACCGGCATTTGAATCTTTTTCATCGGAGATTGCCGTTCTGTTGAACGAAATCGATTACGTCTGCAAGCATATCAGTAAATGGAATCGTACCCGAGGTTCCCGGTACTTGAAATTAGGCTATATCGAATCACTACGAAAAAAGAGACATCCGTACGGAAGCGTACTGGTTATCGGTTCATGGAATTATCCGGTCCAGCTTACCCTAATGCCTGTGATCGGAGCTATCGCTGGAGGGAACTCTTGTATTATCAAGCCGTCCGAATATGCGCCGGTAGTAGCCGAGCTGCTAAAAGAAATCATCAATCAGGCATTTCCGCTTGAACAACTGCACGTGGTAACAGGAGATTCGCAAACCGCTAGCCTGCTGACTGCAGCACCGTTTGATTTGATTTTTTTTACAGGCAGCGGGCAAACTGGTAAGCGAGTGGCGGATCAAGCAGCCAAGCAGCTTACGCCGGTAATTCTGGAACTCGGCGGGAAAAACCCGTGTATCCTTGACGAAACGGGCTTTTCGGCAGCCGCTGTTAAGGACATTGTGTGGGGAAAATTCATCAATGCTGGCCAAACTTGTATTGCGCCGGATACCCTTTTTGTTCAGCGCTCCGTTTACGAAAAAACGCTGGCTGAAATTTCTACGGTGCTTTCTGATTTCTATGGGGAGCAACCTCAGACAAGCAGAGATTATGGTCGAATCTGTACCGAAGCCCATTTTCAAAAAGTGA contains:
- a CDS encoding phytoene desaturase family protein, translating into MNMTNKNVVVIGGGLGGLSAAISLAQAGYEVSLYEKNDHIGGKLNRLDQDGFGFDLGPSILTMPQVFENLFAASGKSMKDYVQIEKLNHQWRSFFPDGNIIDLYENLQDMQEKNDSLSEKDMREYKDLLEYSKKIYDMTDKTYFKHGVDSTREIMKHTSLFGALKNFDLFSTVHGAIDKRISNKQLRDMLSYFIKYVGSSPYDAPAVLNMMIYMQHDQGLWYVPGGLNKLANGLVKLAEEVGVHFHLGTPIVKLEKNNKEITGAFLEDGTKLTADYYVSNMEVIPVYERLLDEDKRFVGKLKKKFEPASSGLVLHLGVKKSYPQLRHHNFFFAENMKQQMQSIFHEHTLPEDPVIYLVNVNKTDPSQAPEGHENIKVLPHIPYIRDQKPFTQQDYEQFAERVLIKLEKMGLHDLRANIVTRDMWTPEDIRKTYGSDRGAIYGTVSNRKKNKGFKHAKQSERYNNLYFVGGTVNPGGGMPMVTLSGQLVSKKIVQRDVSHAGQ
- a CDS encoding aldehyde dehydrogenase family protein translates to MPDNENHFLKTLPEKQREDLLRQGSPSNEMRKKQLLKLKNILVEREKELTDALYSDLGKPAFESFSSEIAVLLNEIDYVCKHISKWNRTRGSRYLKLGYIESLRKKRHPYGSVLVIGSWNYPVQLTLMPVIGAIAGGNSCIIKPSEYAPVVAELLKEIINQAFPLEQLHVVTGDSQTASLLTAAPFDLIFFTGSGQTGKRVADQAAKQLTPVILELGGKNPCILDETGFSAAAVKDIVWGKFINAGQTCIAPDTLFVQRSVYEKTLAEISTVLSDFYGEQPQTSRDYGRICTEAHFQKVINFIEQGTVQYGGAYDQADRFIAPTVLTDIEPRSPVLEEEIFGPVLPVIPYTDLNSLLSSGSLQRDALTGYIFSTDKHRIEQFNEYMRSSTISVNQVIHHAASPHIAFGGVGQSGYGAYHGKAGFLAFSYEKTSVRTYHYLRFSGKFPPYSERNMKALKKLRKRIL